The nucleotide window ACACTTTCATGATGCATATACTGACCCCCTCGGCTGGACCGAAAACCCACGTTTCACCATCCACCAGTTTACCACAGACGATATCAGCACTTGTCTTAAGCAAACACCCAATAACAAAGGATTGACACTCGTCATTGACTCTTTGACGTGGATTTTGAGGCATCTCAATCCCACTGTCATCTGTCAGACTCTCCATCAACTTAAGAAAGGTTTGTTCGTGACGGTTTGAAGATCACCTGCTGCAGCACTAACTTGCTTAAGAGGATTCACCTGCTGTTTATGTGCTGTAGTAGACAATCACATTCAAGTTTGTTACACATCAATGCCTGTGACATCAGTGCCATTAAAACGCTACCGCTTTTAACAATTTTactgtatttttactgtttgtgTCCTTAGGTGGAGCTGTGAGAACTATCATTGGCCTGCTGCATGCAGACCTGCACCAGCATGGCACTGTGGGAAGTGTATGCCACTTGGCTACCTCAGTCATCACAGTAGCACCTGGGCCCAGGGATCAGGGGACTGTTGCCAAAATAACAAGACGCTCAAAATCTGGAAAGATTTTGCAAGCTGTAAGGGTTTCTGATTGACACACAGGTCTTACATGTATTAATTTACTATTGTCAATGAtaatagggggtcagatggctgagaagttagagagttgggctattaatcagaaggttgccggttcgactcccggccgtgaaaaatgacgttgtgtccttgggcaaggcacttcaccctatttgccttggggagaatgtccttgtacttactgtaagtcgctctggataagagcgtctgctaaatgactaaatgtaaatgtaatcagttGTGTCTGCCTATAGGAGGAGATCTTTAGCATCAAAGAAGACTTAACAGTCACAGTACATGGCAAGCCCAGCCCTTCAGGAGCCAAACAGATGGACACAGTGGAAACTGAGGTATGACAGCTGTTTTTTGTCTAGGCATTGCAATTCCATTACTCGTAATGAGAAAGTTTAACCGTGGGGATTTCTTTTGTTGCATCCATAGACAGATCCAACAGCCAACTTGACTTTCAACCTCCGTCTGTCTGAGAAGGAGCGCCAAGCTAAAGAAAAACTGTCGCTCCCCTTTGTTTTCAGTAAAGACAAGTGAGAttcatttatatataaatatatatatatatgggtgGCTTCCTACTGTACCTTAAATATTTGTAATAATTGTAAAAGTTTTGTCTAAATTGTTattccccctcctctatcccagGAAGTCGGCTCTGCTCCACTCTGGCCCTGGCTCAGGGCGCATCGTGTACGAGCCTGACGCCAACGATGACTTTGACCAGGAGGATCCTGATGACGACCTGGATGTATAGGCCAGGAAACCCCACTAAAGCAGGAGTCTTTTCTAAACACAGCTAATGGGACCTCGGATATGTGATATTCTGGAGAACCCTGAATCACAGACCAGAGGCTAGGCAGAAACATTTTCTCATGGCATTTACATAAAATGTTTGTGTCTATGAATTCAGAATGCAAGAGCACTGCTAGCGTTGCTAATAGTGCAAGCAGACTGCAGTTGGAGTGCTttataatttttattttttttacacatttgaCAAGTAGGCCTATACTCAATGCTTTAAGATATGATGAACAGAGATGTACAGAGTCAAAGAAAATTGGTATGCGCTGTCGATGCAAATGGTTGTATACCTTGGCTGAATGAAAGCTTGTCATAAGATCTGTCTCCTGGTAAATGAAGAGCAGCTGAAGGCTGAACACAATAAGCCTTTATTCAAATAAAACACTGTTttgtttgtctccttgtggatgttgcataaatatatatataaaaaaggaaTTCTCACACAATTTGTAAATCAGACACATGCTTGTGCAGTTTCTGTCAGCAACCACTGGAGTGAGTTTGAGTCATGAGTATTTCGTTGGATGTTTCATTTTTGTCTTTATGACCTGGATACATTTGCATTCATGCTTCATTTATGTTTTTATGAACACGATGAATTGAGCGGTGGTCAATTTCTGTAATCTCGTCTGAAACACCATGATCCGAATTTTCCTATGTCATCAGAGACCCTTAAGGGCATCAGTCCTGTGTGCCAACAAAAGCACAAAAGCAAGTAAAAGTGTTTACAAATCAATGAGTGAGTGAAAACTTGCCTGAAACCACTGTAAGTTTTAGAACACACTGAACGGCTCATAAAACGAGGCGGATGAGAGCAGTAAAGCGAATCGCTAAATCAGAGAATCGCTCATCAACTATGTACATTAAAATATTTTAGGTCTCTCGTGTAGCCTTTTACTTTGAAtgaatattaaatatatatttgctGTGCTCGTCCACTTTAGTTTATTTGCCTTCCACGGGAGCGTGCTGCGCGCAACCACCAGGTTCGAATCGGGTTGAGGCAAGAAGCCGCGGAAGTGACGGAAAGGCGGTGATGGCGGCTCGCTGTTCTATTCCGGATTTGCTGTAAACTACAAAGAGTTTTAACGTGGACTGTTTGACTTTAAGTGTTTCCCCGTAGATGCTCTGAATTGAAACGACACAAAGAGAAGAAGACCATTTAGTGACTTGACGCCGGGAAGCACGAAAGTTTTGGCCAATTTTTCTTAAAGGTTCAAGGTGGTCAACATATCAGCTAGCGAGCTGCGTGGTGGACTCCGACTAGTAATACTAGCAGTCGTCGTGCAGGAATACCCACGTTTAggtgtttcgtttttttaattTGAACAAATAGTCAACTTTACAACCACGATGCGTTTTTATCTATGAGTTTGTGTAGCAAGCGTGCAGAGGTAGCCACTCGCATGTTTGCTTCGTCTCGACTAAATTAGATTGTGTTCGATTCTTTGATAGGAAAGCGAATGAGGAAAAAATTGACATTATTTAACGGCTTGAATCACATTGGCCAATTTGGCTGTCAGGACTAGTCTGTCATTTCGGCATAGCATTGTTCCCGAGTCTGGATTCTTGAGTGGTCGTCGTAATGCTGAAGACCCGACAGTGTCTACTTGGCATCCGCACTTTACTTGGAGTATCGTCCAGAATATGGGGCTTCATCTTGTATATTCTCAGGAAGCACCTTCGTACGGTGAGAATTATCATTGAATGACAACTAGCAGTTTGTCAACACCTTTGTATTGTATTCATCTTGTGAATTTATTGGTGATCATATCTGTCcgtaaaaaaacacaaaaaaacgacACAACCATCATCCTAGTAGCCACGTGGTCAATTACTTGAAAGTTTTGGTGTCACATATGGCCTAGAGGGAAAAACTGATCTGACTGACAATCAGACTGTCGGATCATGGTTGCCTACTCTTTTTGGGAAGCCTTACAGGGCACTGCAGGGAGAAAACGCACTGTTTCTTAACGTGTTGTGAGCAGGAAGGCAACTAAATAGTTGTACATCTGAGTAGTTGTTCAAATCATACGTTCTGCATAAGACAACCACATATCTTAGTAACATGTCATGTCTTAGTAAGGCTACACACACCCATTCCACACGAAAATTGAATTTGGGCTCATGTTGTCAGTGGTGGTTTCTGTACATTTTGTAGTAAGCAGGGGTAAAAGGGGAAGTTTTTAAAGAAAAAAGCTGAAGTTTGAGGGATTACCATTCCACAGAGAATGCCCTGTATCcagctcaccctcacacacgctcataaACTAGTACCTCagctcacaaaaacacactgccCCGCACATGAGCTAGCTCAAGTGTTTAAAGTTTTACAGCATTGCTTAATACTTGTTCAGTGCTAATGATTTAGGTGCCTTGAGGCCTAGGTCTATTCATTGGAATGTCAGGTTTGTCAATAGAAGTGCAGGCTGTCTTGGTTGGACTCAATTGGACATAAGTTGTCCAATTGAGAAATACAGCCGTATGTGACAGTAGACTATATAGTAACCACACTTTCTGATGTGACATGCTGCTTTCAGTGCTGCTGTCAGTCGTTAATTGTCTTAGATGGGAACAAGAAACTATCACATATGCTACAAGTTCTTACCAACCTATGCAGCCCCTAGTAAACATATGGTAAGCCCGTTGCATCATAATCTTCGTGACAACGATGCATAATCTCCCAGGACACAACTGATAGCCTGgacgaagaggagagaggagggtagcaGGTGAACTCAGGTGCACACACTACACCTAGGCCTGTTTCTTCCCCCGCCTCCCTTGTCCCCACCACTTGTTTTCATCCCAGCAGCCATTTCTAAACTGCTTTTTCCCGGGCCCACTCTGCCTAGCCAGAGAGG belongs to Osmerus mordax isolate fOsmMor3 chromosome 23, fOsmMor3.pri, whole genome shotgun sequence and includes:
- the elp5 gene encoding elongator complex protein 5, encoding MFLESIMLLESLQGAEAGGLIIIKDSVNYSGRHLLKSYINAALNREEVVHVLGFEVSEQELKDGLDRSSIQRVHFHDAYTDPLGWTENPRFTIHQFTTDDISTCLKQTPNNKGLTLVIDSLTWILRHLNPTVICQTLHQLKKGGAVRTIIGLLHADLHQHGTVGSVCHLATSVITVAPGPRDQGTVAKITRRSKSGKILQAEEIFSIKEDLTVTVHGKPSPSGAKQMDTVETETDPTANLTFNLRLSEKERQAKEKLSLPFVFSKDKKSALLHSGPGSGRIVYEPDANDDFDQEDPDDDLDV